The window ACCCGTCCACGGCTATCGTTGACCCGATCTGTGCCGCGCCGACACTCAGTCTGGTGGGCGATGTCTACGACCCGATCAGCCGCCAGCCGTACTCGCGCGACCCGCGCTACGTGGCCCGCAAGGCGGTGGAGTACATGAAGGGCACGGGCATCGCCGACACGGCCTACTTCGGCCCGGAGGCGGAGTTTTTCGTCTTCGACAAGGTGATGTACTCGGCCGGCGAATACTCCGCGGCCTATCAGGTCGATAGCGTCGAAGGGCCGTGGAACTCCGGCATCTTCGGCTTCGGCCACTCCGTGCCCCACAAGCGCGGCTACTTCCCGGTGGCCCCGTTCGACACGCTGCAAGATTTGCGCTCGGAAATGGTGCGCGAATTGATCGACGCCGGTGTGCCCATCGAACTGCACCACCACGAAGTCGGCACGGCCGGGCAGTGCGAGATCGATATGCACTACGACACGATGGTCAAGATGGCCGACAACGTGCAGCTCTATAAGTACATCGTCAAGAACGTGGCCCAGCGCCACGGCAAGACGGTCACCTTCATGCCCAAGCCGATCTACGCCGACAACGGCTCCGGTATGCACACCCACCAGAGCTTGTGGAAGGACGGCCAGCCGCTATTCTTCGACGCGGACGGCTATGCGCAGCTCAGCCAACTGGCAAAGTGGTACATCGGCGGCATCCTGAAGCACATCAATGCCCTGCTGGCGATCTGCGCCCCGACGACCAACAGCTACCGGCGGCTCGTGCCCGGCTATGAGGCCCCCGTGGTCATCGCCTACTCGGCCCGCAACCGCTCGGCGGCCATCCGCATCCCCATGTACTCCAAGTCGCCCAAGGCCAAGCGCATCGAGTTCCGCTGCCCCGACCCGGCGGCCAACCCGTATCTGGCCTTCGCCGCCATGCTCATGGCCGGGCTGGACGGCATCAAGAACCAGATCGACCCCGGCGACCCGGCCGAGATGGATCTGTTCCACGAGGAGAATATCAGCAAGGTGACGATGACCGTGGGCAAGCTGAACGAGGCCCTCGACGCGCTGGAGGCCGACCACGACTTCCTGCTGGAGGGCGGCGTCTTCACCAAGGACGTGCTCGATGCCTACATCAGCTACAAGCACGAGACGGAGATCGGCCCGGTCAGTCTGCGGCCGCATCCGTATGAGTTCCTGCTCTATTACGGCATCTAGCATGTAGGGCGGGTTGGCAACCCGCCCCCTTTCACATACCATCCAAGAGGGCGGGTTACCAACCCCGCCCTCTTTTTTCATTCACCATCTGAGAGGGGCGGGTTGCCAACCCGCCCTACATCTTTACGGCGCGCCAATCGCCGTACGGAAGCTCCACGTAACCGTCTGCCCATTGGCATCGACCCGCACGGCGTAGGTCGAATCGGGCAGGAGCGGCTGCTGGGGGATGATCACGATCGCGTCGCGCTGATCGAGGATTTGCCGGGCCGATTTCTGGCGGTAGGCGTCGGGGTGGTTGTAGTTCGTCTCGTCGAACCAGCAATGGGCCAGGTATTCGCCATCGCGATAGAGGGCCGTACCCGTGACCTGCGGCACCGCACCGCCGCTGCCGATTTGCAGGATAATCGGCGCGCCGGTCGGCTGCCGGTAGCCGACGCAGGTGCTGAGCGCCTCGGGAAATTCGGGCAGCGAATAGCGCAAGACCCAGGTCAGGCCGCCATCGCGCGGGAACATCACCGGATATTCCACTTCGGCGGGCAGCCCGCCCAACCCACGGCGCACATCCATCGTGGCCGCCACGGTCGTGACGCCGGCCGCGTCCCGGTATTCGGCGAAGCCCGTCGCCGCCAGTTGCGGATCGAGGATGGGAATGGCGTGGAAGGGGGCCGACATCCAGTAGTTAAAAGCCCATTCATACGGGTCGGAGCCAATGTAGCCGGCGGCGATGTTGCCGTTCTCGGCCGCCGCCTGGCCGGAGCGGGTGAAATAGGGGCTGGCCGGGTCCTGGTTGTGGCGCAGGTCGCCGGTCATAACCATGTAACGGCTGTGGTTGGCGGCGTCGAGCGACCAGGGAGGCTCCTCGCGTAGCAGGGGCAGGGCGGCCTCGCCGCGAAAGAGATTGACGAATTGCAGCCAGTCGGTGCCGACGGCGGCGATGGTCGGCGAGGGCAGCGGTTCGGCCGTGGCCGTGGGGGCGGGCGGAACGGTCGGCGAGGGTGGCTGTTCCTCGGTGGGCGAGGGCAGCGGCGCCGTCGTCGGCGCGATAGTGGGCATGGCCGTCTCGGTGGGGGCGGTCGTCTCGGTCGGCGCGGCCGTGGCCGTCGCCGCGCGGGTCGCTTGCACGACGACCGGCCCGGCTTTGCGCGTGGCCGTGGGCGGGAGAGATGTTTCCGTTGGGGTTGTCGCGTTGGCATCCGGCCCGGCGGCGATGGCCCCGACCTCCGGCTCGCGACCGCGGCAGCCCACCGAGAACAGGACGCCGGCAACAATGGTTAGTCCCAATACCAATACAAGCCGCTTGCGTTTCATACGTGATTCCCTTTTTAACTGGCCTCTATGTTATGTGAAGAGAGAATTCCATTGTAGTTATTTTCCCTCATTTGTAAAGCAGGACTTTCCCATTGGCCCCACGTATAATCGCCAATTATGGAACGACATGCCGACGACGGGCCGCAACGCCTGCCCGCCCTGGCCGCCCTGCGCGCCATCGCCCGCTCACTCAGCGCCGCCTGGGATTTGGACACCACGCTCGATCTCATCGCCCGCAAGACGACCGAGGTCATGGGGGTGGAATCCTGCACGATCTACCTGCTGGACACCGACGGCGCGACGTTGCGGCTGCGGGCTTCCACCGGCCTGTCGCCCCAGGCGCTCGGCCGGGCCACGCTGCAAGTCGGCGAGGGCATGACCGGCCTGGCCGTGGCCGAGAACCGCCCCGTCTTCGCCGCCGACGCCCAACACGACCCTCACTTCAAATGGCTGGATGACACGGAAGAGATGCGCTTTCGCTCGTTGCTGGCCGCGCCACTGGTGCTGGAAGACCGGCCCATCGGCGCGCTCAACGTGCAGACGGTCGAACCGCGCCACTACACGGCGGGCGAGATCGAACTGCTGGCCCTCATCAGCGATCTGGCCGCCGGGGCGCTGGCTAAGGCTCAACTCTACGACCGGCAACGGCGACAACTTGACGACCTGCGGACATTGGCCCAGGTGAGCGAGGCCATCACCTCGCCGCAATATCTGGACGACATTTTGGCCGTGGTCACCGAGTTGGCCGCCCGCACGGTCGGCGCGTCGGCCTGCGCCATCTATTTGCGCGAGATGGGCGACGACCCGGCCGATAGTGACCCGCCCCTGCTGGCCCACCCACCCCGCGCCGAACTGGATAGTACCCCGCTCGATCCCGTTTTGCTGGCCGAGGTGGCCCGCGGCGGCCGGCCGTTATACGTCGCGCAACTGGCCGGTTCCGGCGCGGCCCTGCTGGCCGTGCCGCTGTCCGTCCAGGAACGGGTGATCGGCGTATTGGCCTGCCTGGGGCCGCCCGGCCACGCCTTCAGCGAAAGCCAGGAGGCGCTGCTGACCACGCTGGCTAACCAGACGGCGCTGGCGATTGAGAACGCCCGGCTGGTGACCAGCGCCGCCGTCGTGCGCGAGATGCACCACCGCATCAAGAACAATCTGCAAACGGTGGCGATGCTGATGCAACTCCAGTTGCCGGAGGCCGACCGGCTGGAGACGCGCCAGGTGCTGCTAACCAACATCCACCGCATCCGCAGCATCGCCGCCGTCCACGAAATCCTGTCCGACCAGGGCTTCCGGCTGGTCAACGTGAAGGCCGTGCTGGAGCGCATCGCCCAGACGACGATGACCGGCATGGCCCGGCCCGACCAGCCGGTACGCATTGCCGTGCGCGGCGACAACCTGCAACTGCCCAGCCGCGCGGCCACGGCCGTGGCGGTGGTCGTCAACGAACTGATCCAGAACAGCCTGGAGCACGCCTTCGTCGGCCGCGCCGCCGGGCGCATCGACATCGCTCTGGCCCGCACGCCCGACGCGCTGATGATCCTGGTGCGCGACGACGGCGTGGGGCTGCCGGACGAACTGGAGCATAATCTGGGGCTGGAGATCGCCCAGGCGCTGGTGGTCGAGGACTTGCAGGGCGAGTTACAATTCAATCGGCTGCCGGGCGGGGCTGAGGTTTGTATTCGCCTGCCGCGCGCGGCCGAGGGGTAAGATGGAGAAGAATGGCTACGGACTGGGACGGATGATACGGATGGGGAACGGGCTGGATTCGGTGATTTTTTCCGTTATCATCCGTATCATCCGTTCAAATCCGTAGCCAATCTTTTCATTAAGAGGGTGAACTGGAAGTTCACCCTACGATACAGACATGCTGATCCTAATCGCCGAAGACGAATCGATCAACCGCCTGGGCCTCAAGTCGATGCTGGAGGAGTTGGGCCACCGCGTCATCGCCGCCACCAACGGCCGCGAGGCCATCCGCATGGTCGAGCGCCAGCAGCCCGACCTGGCGATCCTCGACATCCACATGCCCTATACCGACGGCCTACAGGCGGCGCGGGCTATCATGGCCGACAACCCGCTGCCCATCCTCATCCTGACCGCCTACAGCGAGCAAGACCTCATCGAGCGGGCCACCGACCTGCCGATTCAGGGCTATCTGCTCAAGCCGGTGGCCCCCGAGGCGCTGGCCGCGGCCATCACCTTGGGCGTCAAGCGCTTTGCCGAGGGCCGGGCGCAGGCGACGCGCGCGGCGCAACTGGAGGCCGACCTGGCCGCGCGCAAACTCATCGACCGGGCCAAGGGGCGGCTCATGCAGGGCGGTATGAGCGAGGCCGAGGCGTACCGGACGATCCAGGAGCGCGCCCGGCGCGAGCGGCAGACGTTGGCGGCGGCGGCGGCGGCCGTGTTGGCGGGCAATTGAGCATGACCACGCGCATTTATCTCATTCGCCACGGCGAAACGGAGCATAGCGCCGCCGATCGGCTGTCCGGGGCCAGCGACATCGATCTCGCCGCCGAGGGGCGGCGGCAAGCGAGTTGTCTGGCCCAACGGTTGGCCCGGCAGCCCATCGCCGCGCTCTACAGCAGCCCATTGCGCCGCACGGTGGAGACGGCGACCCTCGTCGGCCGGCCGCACGGGTTGACGCCCATCCTGGCGGCCGGGCTGCGCGAGATCGATTACGGCCAATGGGAGGCGCGCCGCCGCCGTGACGTTCAAGCCGAGTACGCCGCGACGTTCGCCGCCTGGGAAGCCGACCCCCTGACCCTGGCCCCGCCGGGCGGCGAGACGGGCCGCGCGGTGTTGGCGCGGGCGCTGCCGGCCCTGCAAGCGATAGCCGCGAATCACCCCACACAAACCATCGCCGTCGTCTCCCATAAGACGACCATCCGCCTGGTGCTCTGTGGCTTATTGGGCATCGATCCGCGCGGCTATCGGGCGCGGCTTGATCAGTCGCCGGCCTGCCTCAATATCCTCGATTGGGACGAAACGCAGGGGGCGCGGCTGATCCTGTTCAACGACGTGTCGCATTACGAGTCCGGGCCGGTCGCCGGTTCGCCGGAGGTTTGAATCCCCACCGGCTGCCAATGAGCCATCAGCGGCAATAGCGCCTCGGCCTGGGCATTGCACACGGCCATAAAGTCATCGGTGTAGTGGTATTCCTGCGCCGCCTCGGCGAACTCGTCCTGGTCAACGATGAGCGGCGGTTTGCCGGCGTACATCTGCACGTCCAGCTCGTGGTCGACAAAGCGCACCTCGTCGGCCAGCACCTCGACCGGGCTGGTGATGTCGGCGTACAGTTCGTGCAGGCGGCCGTCCGGCCAATACACTTCCAGGAAGTCATAGCGGCGGCCGGGCCAGTAGTAGGAGCGGATGTCGTATTTTTGGAAGAAGACCGGTTTGCGAAAGCGGTTCGGGTTGTGAAACACCTGGTTGCCGGCTTTGGCATAGGTGATCACGCAATCAGCGTCGGCCGATTCGACAACCGCCTGCCACCAGCGGTGAGTGCTGCCGTCAGCCTTAAAGACCCGCACCCAGATGACGTCGCCCGGCTTCATTGGCGCCTCCCACATAATTGGAGGGCCTTGATCGCCTCGACCGTCACGTGGGCGGCATTGTTGGCGCCCTCGTCCGACGGCCAATGGCCGGCCGGATCGCGCAGGGCAAGTAGCCGCTCCAGTGCTGCGCTGATTGTCGCCTCATCGGCGGCCACGCCGCCCAGCCGCAGGGCGATGATCAGCCAGGCCAAATTCCCGGCCGACAGTTCGGGCACACGCCGGCCCAGATGGGCCAGCCCCTTGCCGGCCTCGTCGGCCATGCCTTGCTGCTGCCACAGGGCCGTCGCCAGCCAATGGGCATGGGGGAACGAGGGCAATGCCCCATCTTCGCCCAGATGGAAGCTGAGGTAGAGGGCCGCGTCGTGGGCCGCCGCGGGCACCAGGCCGGTGACGGCCACCCAGAAGCCGCAGTTGGCGGTGACGTAGAGGCCGGCGGCGTCATCGCCCGGCCTGGCCCACACCGGCGCGTTGTCGGCCTCGGCCGGGTCTTCCGCCCACGAGCCGTCCAGTTGTTGCCGCTCGACCAGGAAGCGCACGGCGTCGATGATCAACAGGCCGCGCCGGTCGATGCCCATCTGGTCGAGTTGGGCCAGTTGATAGCAGGTGGCGTCGAGTGAACTGTACTCCGGCGACCAGACGGCCGCCCAGCCGCCATCGCCGCGCTGCGTCCGCTCGAACCCCTGGCGCACGTCGTCGGGTGGCGGCTCACCACGCAGGGTGTGGTTGAGCCGGGCGCGCTCGGCCGGTGTGCCGTGACGCTGCACGTAGTCGATGGCCGGTTGTAGATCCGTTTGGTTCATGGTCACTCCTTGTCGGGCGGGTTGGCAAATCGCCCAGGCGTAATCGACGGACTTGTCGGACGGGTTGGCAACCCGCCCATTCGTCATCAGCAGACTTGTAGGGCGGGTTGGCAACCCGCCCAGCCGTCATCAGCAGACTTGTAGGGCGGGTTGGCAACCCGCCCAGCCGTCATCAGCTGAAGAGGCGGGTTACCAACCCGCCCTACATGATGCCGACGCGCACCCGCGATGTCCAGTACCAGCGTTCGGTGGCCGTCCCCAGCAGCGGGCTGAGTTCATCACGCAATCGGTCAATGCCGATTTCGGCCGGGCTGAGGCCCAGCTTCAGCAGCGTTTGCACCGCGCCCAGGCTGAGGGCCAGCCCCACCAATCGCTCGGCGCTGCCCTCGTCGGCGTGGTGGAGCATGAACTCGCGCGTGAAGCGAAAGCGGCCGCTCCGGCCCATCCGCTCCAGATGACCCTCTTTCTCGAAACTGACCAGCCCATCTTCGACCGGATGGGTTTGGATGAGCGGCCCGATCCCGGCGCGGAAGCGCGTATAGGCGGCCTGCGCCTCCCAACGGGGCGTGATCGGCGGCCAGTCATAGTCGTAGGCGGCAAACACCCCGTTGGGGCGCAGGACCCGCGCCGCCTCGGCGAACGTCGGCTCGGGCAGCATCCAGTGCAGCGATTGGGAGCAGGTGATGATGTCGGCGCAGTGGTCGGGAATGCCCGTCTCGTGGGACAACCCGGCGCGATAGGTCACGTTGGCCGCTTCGGTCGCCGCCTCGGCCTGACGGCGCATGTCGGCCGATGGCTCGACGCCGATGACAACCTCGGCCCGCTCGGCCCAGTAGCGCGTGGATGATCCCGTGCCGCAGCCCAGATCGACGACCAGCGCCGGCCGCTCCACCCCGGCCAGCGCGCACAACACGTCGGCCAGGGCCGCCGGCGGTCGCGGCCGGTGGGCGTCGTAGACGTCGGCAAAGCCGGTGAACCGGGCGATATTGGCGGCGAATTCGGGATCTGTTGGCGATACCATGATGAAGCAAGACCTGACAGGTCTGGGATGTCTAGATAACGACGCCGGTCGGGTCGTTGCCCGACTCGACAATGGCCCGGCGCACGTCCACGCGGCTGAGCAGCAGCAGCCCGACGACAAAGAAGATGATCAGGCTGACGATGGCGATGCGTTGCGAACCGGTCAGT is drawn from Candidatus Promineifilum breve and contains these coding sequences:
- the glnA gene encoding type I glutamate--ammonia ligase, whose translation is MTPNDVSKLIKEKSIEVIDIKFTDLFGQWQHFSVPVEEFSEEGAFEEGLGFDGSSIRGFQSIESSDMILILDPSTAIVDPICAAPTLSLVGDVYDPISRQPYSRDPRYVARKAVEYMKGTGIADTAYFGPEAEFFVFDKVMYSAGEYSAAYQVDSVEGPWNSGIFGFGHSVPHKRGYFPVAPFDTLQDLRSEMVRELIDAGVPIELHHHEVGTAGQCEIDMHYDTMVKMADNVQLYKYIVKNVAQRHGKTVTFMPKPIYADNGSGMHTHQSLWKDGQPLFFDADGYAQLSQLAKWYIGGILKHINALLAICAPTTNSYRRLVPGYEAPVVIAYSARNRSAAIRIPMYSKSPKAKRIEFRCPDPAANPYLAFAAMLMAGLDGIKNQIDPGDPAEMDLFHEENISKVTMTVGKLNEALDALEADHDFLLEGGVFTKDVLDAYISYKHETEIGPVSLRPHPYEFLLYYGI
- a CDS encoding CAP domain-containing protein, which codes for MKRKRLVLVLGLTIVAGVLFSVGCRGREPEVGAIAAGPDANATTPTETSLPPTATRKAGPVVVQATRAATATAAPTETTAPTETAMPTIAPTTAPLPSPTEEQPPSPTVPPAPTATAEPLPSPTIAAVGTDWLQFVNLFRGEAALPLLREEPPWSLDAANHSRYMVMTGDLRHNQDPASPYFTRSGQAAAENGNIAAGYIGSDPYEWAFNYWMSAPFHAIPILDPQLAATGFAEYRDAAGVTTVAATMDVRRGLGGLPAEVEYPVMFPRDGGLTWVLRYSLPEFPEALSTCVGYRQPTGAPIILQIGSGGAVPQVTGTALYRDGEYLAHCWFDETNYNHPDAYRQKSARQILDQRDAIVIIPQQPLLPDSTYAVRVDANGQTVTWSFRTAIGAP
- a CDS encoding GAF domain-containing protein: MERHADDGPQRLPALAALRAIARSLSAAWDLDTTLDLIARKTTEVMGVESCTIYLLDTDGATLRLRASTGLSPQALGRATLQVGEGMTGLAVAENRPVFAADAQHDPHFKWLDDTEEMRFRSLLAAPLVLEDRPIGALNVQTVEPRHYTAGEIELLALISDLAAGALAKAQLYDRQRRQLDDLRTLAQVSEAITSPQYLDDILAVVTELAARTVGASACAIYLREMGDDPADSDPPLLAHPPRAELDSTPLDPVLLAEVARGGRPLYVAQLAGSGAALLAVPLSVQERVIGVLACLGPPGHAFSESQEALLTTLANQTALAIENARLVTSAAVVREMHHRIKNNLQTVAMLMQLQLPEADRLETRQVLLTNIHRIRSIAAVHEILSDQGFRLVNVKAVLERIAQTTMTGMARPDQPVRIAVRGDNLQLPSRAATAVAVVVNELIQNSLEHAFVGRAAGRIDIALARTPDALMILVRDDGVGLPDELEHNLGLEIAQALVVEDLQGELQFNRLPGGAEVCIRLPRAAEG
- a CDS encoding ANTAR domain-containing response regulator, with translation MLILIAEDESINRLGLKSMLEELGHRVIAATNGREAIRMVERQQPDLAILDIHMPYTDGLQAARAIMADNPLPILILTAYSEQDLIERATDLPIQGYLLKPVAPEALAAAITLGVKRFAEGRAQATRAAQLEADLAARKLIDRAKGRLMQGGMSEAEAYRTIQERARRERQTLAAAAAAVLAGN
- a CDS encoding histidine phosphatase family protein, whose amino-acid sequence is MTTRIYLIRHGETEHSAADRLSGASDIDLAAEGRRQASCLAQRLARQPIAALYSSPLRRTVETATLVGRPHGLTPILAAGLREIDYGQWEARRRRDVQAEYAATFAAWEADPLTLAPPGGETGRAVLARALPALQAIAANHPTQTIAVVSHKTTIRLVLCGLLGIDPRGYRARLDQSPACLNILDWDETQGARLILFNDVSHYESGPVAGSPEV
- a CDS encoding DUF402 domain-containing protein → MKPGDVIWVRVFKADGSTHRWWQAVVESADADCVITYAKAGNQVFHNPNRFRKPVFFQKYDIRSYYWPGRRYDFLEVYWPDGRLHELYADITSPVEVLADEVRFVDHELDVQMYAGKPPLIVDQDEFAEAAQEYHYTDDFMAVCNAQAEALLPLMAHWQPVGIQTSGEPATGPDS
- a CDS encoding prenyltransferase/squalene oxidase repeat-containing protein, producing MNQTDLQPAIDYVQRHGTPAERARLNHTLRGEPPPDDVRQGFERTQRGDGGWAAVWSPEYSSLDATCYQLAQLDQMGIDRRGLLIIDAVRFLVERQQLDGSWAEDPAEADNAPVWARPGDDAAGLYVTANCGFWVAVTGLVPAAAHDAALYLSFHLGEDGALPSFPHAHWLATALWQQQGMADEAGKGLAHLGRRVPELSAGNLAWLIIALRLGGVAADEATISAALERLLALRDPAGHWPSDEGANNAAHVTVEAIKALQLCGRRQ
- a CDS encoding class I SAM-dependent methyltransferase, producing MVSPTDPEFAANIARFTGFADVYDAHRPRPPAALADVLCALAGVERPALVVDLGCGTGSSTRYWAERAEVVIGVEPSADMRRQAEAATEAANVTYRAGLSHETGIPDHCADIITCSQSLHWMLPEPTFAEAARVLRPNGVFAAYDYDWPPITPRWEAQAAYTRFRAGIGPLIQTHPVEDGLVSFEKEGHLERMGRSGRFRFTREFMLHHADEGSAERLVGLALSLGAVQTLLKLGLSPAEIGIDRLRDELSPLLGTATERWYWTSRVRVGIM